TCGCGAATGAACGGTACTCATCACAGATCGCTTCAAATTTCGATTCGTCGTAATCGATCAAGTCCATCTTATTGACGGCAACGACGATGTGCCGAATGCCAAGCAGGGAAACGATGAACGAGTGGCGTTTTGTTTGCGTCAGGACTCCGTGCCGCGCGTCGATCATTAGGATCGCGAGGTCGGCTGTCGAACCGCCCGTCGCCATGTTCCGTGTGTATTGTTCGTGGCCGGGCGTGTCGGCGATAATGAATTTTCGCTTGGCGGTGCTGAAATAGCGATACGCAACATCGATCGTGATGCCTTGTTCGCGTTCGGCTTTTAAACCATCCGTTAGCAGGGCGGGATCAAACTTGCCGCCAGTGGTACCGACGATTTTGGAGTCCGCTTCGATCTGTGCCAGATGATCTTCATAAATCATCTTGCTGTCGTAGAGCAAACGCCCGATCAGCGTTGACTTGCCGTCATCAACACTGCCGCACGTGATAAACCGTAACAGCTGTTTGTTTTCGTGCTGCTTTAGGTAAGCGTTGATATCGGTGGCGATCAGATCGGATTGGTGCGACATTAGGAATTTGGATTCGGTTGATTCGTCTGGGCTTGACCATGGTGGCCACGAAAAGATTCACGGCCAGTCAGGAAAGAATGTGGTGATCGGCTAATTGATCACCCAGCGATGGAAATGAGGGGCATCGTTGATATCTACGCCCCGGCGGTGGACTAGAAGTATCCTCGGCGTTTCTTTTCTTCCATTCCCGCACCGCCTTCGTCTTGGTCGATGATTCGACCTTGTCGCTCGGAGGTGGTTGCCAGCAACATTTCTTGGATCACATCGACCAAGTCGGTCGCTTCCGATTCGACCGCACCGCTTAGCGGGTAGCAGCCTAGCGTTCGGAAACGAACCATCTTTTCTTCTTCGACTTCGCCTTCGAGCAATGGCATGCGGTCGTCATTGCGGAGAATCAGCACGCCGTCGCGGTTAACGACGCGTCGTTTCTGTGACAGGTACAGCGGAACGATCGGAATCTTTTCCAGGTGGATGTACTGCCATACGTCCAACTCGGTCCAGTTGCTCATCGGGAACACACGAATCGATTCGCCTTTGTTGACACGCGCGTTGTAGAGGTTCCAAAGCTCGGGACGTTGATTCTTGGGATCCCAGCGGTGCGACTTGTCACGGAAGCTAAAAACACGTTCCTTGGCGCGGCTCTTTTCTTCGTCGCGGCGAGCGCCACCAAAGGCTGCGTCAAATTTGTATTTATCGAGGGCAGCTTTCAATGCGTCGGTCTTCATCAGTTCCGTGTGACGCTCGCTGTCTTCCCATGGCTTGATGCCGTGCTTGAGTCCTTCTTCGTTGATGTGGACGAGCAGTTCTAGGCCCAAATCCTTAGCGACGTAATTGTCGCGGAACTCGTACATCTCCTTGAATTTCCAAGTCGTATCGACGTGAAGCAACGGAAATGGGGGCTTCGCAGGGGCAAAAGCTTTCAGAGCCAAGTGCAGCAGAACGGAGGAGTCTTTGCCGATGCTGTACAGCATCACTGGATTTTTGAATTCCGCGGCAACCTCGCGAAAGATATGAATGCTTTCTGCTTCGAGTTGTTTCAGGTGGGTCAGGCTATAGTCCGACATCAGCTCACTTTAAGGGAGGCGAAAATCACATTCGCGGAAAACTCATCGACATTGACCGCAAATTGGGGTCATCGAGGTGGCGAGTATAGACAGGAGAGTGCGGAGTCGGAACGGGTTTTGGTTTGAGATCTCGCCTGGGTGGCGATTTTGGGCCCAGCCGGGCGGCTTCATCCGACTTTTCGCCGCTCCCGTTGTCACCACGTCCTTTGACGTTTACGCTTTCGGGTTCGTGCGCTGGCGAAATGACTTTGTGCCAGCCAATCCATTTGCCTCTGGAGTGAATCGGTGTCGGGAACCTGTGTAATCGGTTTGCAGTGGGGAGATGAAGCAAAAGGCAAGTTGGTCGATTTGCTCGCGCCCCAGTTTGATCTAGTCGTGCGTTATCAAGGCGGGGCCAATGCCGGCCATACCGTCGTTGTAGGCGATGAAGTTTACAAACTGCACCACATCCCCAGCGGTATCTTGCATACCGGTGTCGAGAACTTGATCACCCCCGGTGTGGTCATTAACCCAGAAACCATGATCGCGGAAATGGATGGGTTGGCTAAACGCGACATTGATTGCGCTAAAAATATGCGCATCAGTGAACGAGCCCACTTGGTGATGCCTTGGCATATCGCCGAAGATCGTCAGATCAACGCGACAGCGGTTCGTGGCGAATCGATCGGTACGACCAATCGCGGGATCGGACCCTGTTATCGCGACAAAGTCGGGCGGACTCACGCGATCCGAATGATCGACTTGATTCAGCCGACTCGAGACGAGCGAATCGGAACCGTTGCAACGCAAAAGCAGGCGATCTTGAGAAGCCTTGGTGCTTCCGAAGAAGAGCTTGAAACGATCGCTCCAGAAACAGTTATCGCGAAAGCAGCTGCCTGGGCTGAGCGACTGGAGCCGATGATCGCCGATACCACGGACTTCGTGCTTGACGCTTGTGAAGCCGAAAAGCGAATTCTGTTTGAAGGCGCTCAAGGTGCGTTGTTGGACATCGACCACGGGACCTATCCTTTCGTCACCAGCAGCAACAGTAGCGGTGTTGGCGTTTGTGCCGGCGCCGGGGTCCCTCCCCGCTGGATCAACACCGTGCTTGGGGTTTGCAAGGCGTACAGCACACGTGTTGGTGGCGGACCGTTTGTCACCGAACTTGAAGACGAAACAGGTGACCGAATTCGAACGCTAGGCAATGAGTTCGGAACCACCACGGGGCGTCCACGACGTTGTGGTTGGTTCGATGCCGTCGCGGTTCGCTATACGGCTCGGTTGAGCGGGGTAACTCGTTTGGCTCTGATGATGATGGACGTCTTGGCACACTTGGATGAGCTGAAGATCTGCGTCGCATATGAGCTTGATGGAGAACGGATCACCCGTTTCCCAAGCCATGCTGAGCAGCTACGTCGTTGCAAACCGATCTATGAAACGATCCCAGGCTGGAAGCAACCAGTCGATGACGTGCGCCGTGAAGAAGACTTCCCAGAAGGTGCACTTGCCTACGTTCGCCGAGTGGAAGAGTTGGTGGGGATTCCGGTTGGAGTCCTTTCGGTGGGCCCGGACCGCTCGCAAACGATTTTCACATCGAAGTCTGACAAGTTGAACTTGCAGCCGATCGGAGCCTAGACGCTTCATTGAGCGATCAAGTTATGAACGCTAAGGAATCGAACGTCGAAAAGTCGACTGAGGCGTCGGCAAAACGAGGTAAATTGCCCGATCACATTGCGATCATCATGGATGGCAATGGTCGTTGGGCTCAGGCTCGTGGGATGCCGCGTATCGAAGGCCACCGTCGTGGTGTTGATACCGTTCGAATGGTCAGCGAGACCTGTACGGAGTTGGGCATCGAAGCTTTAACTCTGTACTGCCTGTCCAGCGAGAACTGGAAGCGTCCCAAGGAAGAGCTTGCCTTCCTGATGGAACTTTTGCAGCAGTACTTGGTCGAAGAAAGACCTTTGATCATGGAGCAAAAGCTTCGACTGCAAGTCATCGGTCGACGAGATCGCTTGCCTGAGTCGGTTCTCAAGGAAATGGACGAAACGATTCGTGTTTCGGCCGATAACCCCGGAACCAAACTGGTATTGGCGATTGACTATGGCGGACGTGATGAACTGACACGTGCGGCCGTTCAGATTTGCCAAGACGTGCAAGCA
This genomic interval from Stieleria sp. JC731 contains the following:
- a CDS encoding adenylosuccinate synthase, which translates into the protein MSGTCVIGLQWGDEAKGKLVDLLAPQFDLVVRYQGGANAGHTVVVGDEVYKLHHIPSGILHTGVENLITPGVVINPETMIAEMDGLAKRDIDCAKNMRISERAHLVMPWHIAEDRQINATAVRGESIGTTNRGIGPCYRDKVGRTHAIRMIDLIQPTRDERIGTVATQKQAILRSLGASEEELETIAPETVIAKAAAWAERLEPMIADTTDFVLDACEAEKRILFEGAQGALLDIDHGTYPFVTSSNSSGVGVCAGAGVPPRWINTVLGVCKAYSTRVGGGPFVTELEDETGDRIRTLGNEFGTTTGRPRRCGWFDAVAVRYTARLSGVTRLALMMMDVLAHLDELKICVAYELDGERITRFPSHAEQLRRCKPIYETIPGWKQPVDDVRREEDFPEGALAYVRRVEELVGIPVGVLSVGPDRSQTIFTSKSDKLNLQPIGA
- the cysD gene encoding sulfate adenylyltransferase subunit CysD is translated as MSDYSLTHLKQLEAESIHIFREVAAEFKNPVMLYSIGKDSSVLLHLALKAFAPAKPPFPLLHVDTTWKFKEMYEFRDNYVAKDLGLELLVHINEEGLKHGIKPWEDSERHTELMKTDALKAALDKYKFDAAFGGARRDEEKSRAKERVFSFRDKSHRWDPKNQRPELWNLYNARVNKGESIRVFPMSNWTELDVWQYIHLEKIPIVPLYLSQKRRVVNRDGVLILRNDDRMPLLEGEVEEEKMVRFRTLGCYPLSGAVESEATDLVDVIQEMLLATTSERQGRIIDQDEGGAGMEEKKRRGYF
- a CDS encoding isoprenyl transferase, with the protein product MNAKESNVEKSTEASAKRGKLPDHIAIIMDGNGRWAQARGMPRIEGHRRGVDTVRMVSETCTELGIEALTLYCLSSENWKRPKEELAFLMELLQQYLVEERPLIMEQKLRLQVIGRRDRLPESVLKEMDETIRVSADNPGTKLVLAIDYGGRDELTRAAVQICQDVQAGQLRLENITEKSINERLYTHELPDVDLMIRTGGEMRVSNFLLWQLSYAELWVTENCWPEFSKSDFEQAIESFQNRDRRFGGLSVGQ